The following nucleotide sequence is from Marinobacter sp. MDS2.
AGGCCCATATCACAGCGGTCTTCCGTAAGTTGGGTGTGCGCAACCGGACCCAAGCAGTCATCGCCATTCAGCAAATGGAGCTTGACCCTTCCGAGCAGTCGCTTTCGGGCGGTTGATGGTCGGGCTTTTAGGTACGGATAAGAAACGGGAGCCTGATGGCTCCCGTTTTTTAGCCCGCGTATCCCAGCTTTTTGTTCACCAGATTGAAGACTTCTTCGCCCTGGGACCATCGTTTGAAATTGTCGAGAAACTGCTCGGTCAGCGCCCGATTCCAGCCAATGAAATCGCCCGCCATGTGCGCGGTCATAATGACATTTTCCCGCGCCCACAAGGGGTGATCTGCCGGTAGGGGCTCTTCTTCAAAGACATCAAGGGCCGCTCCGGCAATTTCTCTATCATCCAATGCTTTGATCAACGCCTCGGTATTCACGATGGGGCCGCGCCCGATGTTGACCAGCCGGGACGAGTTTTTCATCGCGGCAAATGCTTTTGCATCAAACAGCCCTTCGGTCTGCGGGGTCAGCGGGGCGGCGATCACCACAAAGTCAGCCTGTTCGAGTTGTTCATACAGCGCCTCATTGCTGTGTACCGCATCGAAATCCGGGTCGGAGTCCCGGGCCGTTCTGGCAATTCCGTGGGGGTGCATACCAATCGCTCTGACCAGACGGCCGATTTGACGGCCGATAGAACCGGCGCCCACCACAAGGACTTGCTTGCCCTCAGCGCGCTCCGTGTCCCGGTGTTTCCACTGGCGTTGGGATTGAAGCCTGAGCGATTCGGGGAAGTCTTTGGCAAACATCAAAATGGTGCACAACACATATTCGGCAATGGTGCGGTCAAAAATGCCTCGGGCGTTGGTCACGGTTACGTTGCTGTCGATCAGGGCAGGGAACATCAGGGCATCGACACCGGCACTGGTGGCATGAATCCATTGCAGGCGATCGGCCGCGGGCCAGGCTGCCTCAAGCGCTTCGGTGCGGAAGTCCGTTACCATCATCACATCGGTGCCGGGCAGGGTATCTCGCAGAGATTGCTCATCGCAGGCGAAGCGGACTTCCGCCTGATCTTTCAGAGGTTCAATGCCCGGCGGCGTGGGATCGTCCGGGGCGGTTAGCACGGTAACAACCGGTTTTCGGGACTCTGTCATGTCAGCTCCAGAAGGGGTTGGCAGTCTGTTCATCGATGATTACACAGTCTGGTTGTCAGCAAGGCTGTGGTCAAATCGGCCGCTATACTTGTACCCCCGGGGCTTCGTGCTACGCTCGAGGTAAGCCTTTATTCCCCCCGACGTGCAAGGAGGTGGACATGCCGGAGCCATTGAACAAGCGTGTGGAGCAGGCGACGTCTCGTAAGATGAAGTACCGGAAAGCGAAGGCCAGCTGGAATCCCGCCATGCAGGCCATTCCTGTGTCCGGCATTCGCAAACTTGTGAATATGGCCTCTACCATGAAAGATGTTATTCATCTTTCAATCGGGCAGCCCGATCAACCCACGCCACCGCATATCATAGAGGCATACGTTGACGCGCTGAATGCCGGTCAGACCGGCTATACGATGGACGCTGGCCTACCGGAACTACTGGTGGCTTTGCGCGATTATTACGGCAAACGCTACAATCGAAAGCTGACCCGGGACAATATTCTGATCACCAGTGGAGCGACCGAGGCCCTGTACCTGGCGATTTCGGCCACCTCGGCACCGGGCAGGCAGTTTCTCGTTACCGACCCCTCGTTTCTGCTTTACGCACCGCTGATCCGGATGACGGGCGGGGAAGTGAAGTACATCCCGACGTACGCTGAAAACAACCATCAGCTCGATCCTGATGATGTCATCAAAGCCATGGGGTCCCGCACCTTTGCGCTGGTTCTGAATAACCCCAACAACCCCACCGGAGCGGTATACCCGCGCAGTACGGTCGAGACCATTCTGGAGGAGTGTGCGTACCGGGGCATTCAGGTCTATGCCGATGAAGTCTATGACCATATGCTGTTTGATGACGAAGATTTCGCCAGCGTGCTCAGTTGTGCGGTCGATCTCGACAACATCATGTGCATCAGCAGTTTCTCGAAAACCTACAGCATGGCGGGTCTGCGAGTCGGTTGGGTGATTTCGAGCCAGGCCGCCATCAAATCGTTGCGGCGCTACCACATGTTTACCACGTCGGTGGCGAACACTCCGGCCCAGTTTGCCGGCGTGGCTGCGCTCTCTGCAGAGCAGCATTGCGTTCAGGATATGGTGGGTATTTATCGCGAGCGTCGGGACAATATCGTCAATTTGATCGATCGCACGCCGCACCTGACAGGGTACAAGCCCGGCGGTGCGTTCTATGCCTTTCCCAATTTACCGCCCCATGTAGACGGCTCGGATGTGGCTTTGCGGATGCTGAAAGAAACCGGCGTCTGTGTGGTGCCGGGAGACGCCTTCGGTGACCACTGCACCAACGCGCTTCGATTCAGTTTTTCGCTCAGTTGCGAACGGATGAACGAAGCCTTCGACCGGATTATTCCCTGGATGGCGAAACAGAAGTTCTGATACAGGACTGTAAGTTGTCAGCTCCCGGGAGATCCCGCACTATAGGAGTCTTCCGAGGAGACTGACGAATGAATAACATGCTTAAACCGATTGTGCGCTTAGCGCTGATGTTTGCCATCGTTCTGGCAAGTGGGTGTGCCAGTTTTTCCCCGTACTCCATTACTGAAGGTGAAGTGGAGCAGCATTTGAAGAACGCGGTGGCCAAATACGATCGAGAACAGCTTCAAAGTGGCTCCCCCCTGAGCCTGAGTTTGACGGATGCCGACATCACATTAGGTCCTGATGGCCGGGATGTCGCGGTGATTGATTTGAAAGGACAGGTTGCCCTGAATGCGCTTCTGGCCAAACTTCCGGTTGATCTTGCCCTGAAAGTAGAAGGCGCGCCGGTGTATGACAGCCAGGAGAAAGCGGTCTACATACGTCGCCTGCAACTCCTGGAGAGTTCGATTGATTCACCGTTCTTCAAAGGCGATCTTGGCCCGGTGACTGACTCTGTCATGAGGGTGGTGGCCCAAATGCTGGAAACCATGCCGGTGTACCGATTGGATGAAACAAACACTGCCCAGCGCCTGTTAGGGGTGGTGCCGATGGACATCCGGGTTGCCCGTGGGCGATTGGAGCTGGTGATGGCGGAGTAAGCCCCAGCTTTCAGCATGAACTGCCAGACGAAAAAGGCCGGGTGAACGTGTGTCATCCGGCCTTCTTGTTCGTGCAGGGAAAACACGATCACGCAGTTGCTTTCAGTGCTTCCTCAAAAATGCGGGTAGCTTCGTCAACCTGCTCCTGATTGACGATCAGTGGCGGTAGCCAGCGCACGATTTCCTGATAGGGACCACAGCGCAACATCAGCAAGCCGCGCTTCTCACACTCCTTGAGAAGGCTGCCCGCCCGTTCTCCGTCCGGGCAATCGCCGCGGCGCATTTCTACGCCCAGCATCAGCCCCATGCCCCGGATGTCTGCCATGTCCGGGTAATCTTTCTTCAGCGATTCCAGGTTGCTGCGCAAGCGTTGCCCCATCCGCTCGGCATTGTCTACAAGCCCCTCTTCCCGGATGACATCAATGGTGGCAATGGCGGCCGCTGCTGAAACCGCATTGCCGCCATAGGTGCCGCCCTGAGAGCCCGGCCAGCCTTTGGTCATGGTTTCCTCCGAGGCTGCTAACGCGGAAATGGGGAAACCGCTGGCCAGGCCTTTCGCGATCAGAATGGCATCGGGTGTGACGCCAAAGTGATCGTGGGCCCAAAACTTGCCGCTGCGGCCGAAGCCGGCTTGCACTTCATCAAACACCAGCATAATGCCGTGTTTGTCGCAGCGTTCTCTCAGTCCTTGAATGAACCGGGTGTTCGCCGGAACGTAACCGCCTTCCCCCTGAACGGGTTCAATGAACATGGCGGCCGTTTCTTTGGGTGCCGAATAAGTCACGAAAATCCGGTCCAGCTCACGCAAACAAAAATCGGTGGCTTCCTCTTCGCTCCAGCCATAATGAAATGCATGGGGGAAGGGAGCCACAACAACGCCGCTCATCATTGGGCTGACGCCGGCCCGCAAACCGACACTCGAGGTTGTGAGGGAGAGAGAACCCATGGTGCGGCCGTGAAAACCACCGTGAAATACGATGATGTTGGGACGCTCCGTCGCCTGG
It contains:
- a CDS encoding D-2-hydroxyacid dehydrogenase encodes the protein MTESRKPVVTVLTAPDDPTPPGIEPLKDQAEVRFACDEQSLRDTLPGTDVMMVTDFRTEALEAAWPAADRLQWIHATSAGVDALMFPALIDSNVTVTNARGIFDRTIAEYVLCTILMFAKDFPESLRLQSQRQWKHRDTERAEGKQVLVVGAGSIGRQIGRLVRAIGMHPHGIARTARDSDPDFDAVHSNEALYEQLEQADFVVIAAPLTPQTEGLFDAKAFAAMKNSSRLVNIGRGPIVNTEALIKALDDREIAGAALDVFEEEPLPADHPLWARENVIMTAHMAGDFIGWNRALTEQFLDNFKRWSQGEEVFNLVNKKLGYAG
- a CDS encoding pyridoxal phosphate-dependent aminotransferase, whose protein sequence is MPEPLNKRVEQATSRKMKYRKAKASWNPAMQAIPVSGIRKLVNMASTMKDVIHLSIGQPDQPTPPHIIEAYVDALNAGQTGYTMDAGLPELLVALRDYYGKRYNRKLTRDNILITSGATEALYLAISATSAPGRQFLVTDPSFLLYAPLIRMTGGEVKYIPTYAENNHQLDPDDVIKAMGSRTFALVLNNPNNPTGAVYPRSTVETILEECAYRGIQVYADEVYDHMLFDDEDFASVLSCAVDLDNIMCISSFSKTYSMAGLRVGWVISSQAAIKSLRRYHMFTTSVANTPAQFAGVAALSAEQHCVQDMVGIYRERRDNIVNLIDRTPHLTGYKPGGAFYAFPNLPPHVDGSDVALRMLKETGVCVVPGDAFGDHCTNALRFSFSLSCERMNEAFDRIIPWMAKQKF
- a CDS encoding DUF1439 domain-containing protein gives rise to the protein MNNMLKPIVRLALMFAIVLASGCASFSPYSITEGEVEQHLKNAVAKYDREQLQSGSPLSLSLTDADITLGPDGRDVAVIDLKGQVALNALLAKLPVDLALKVEGAPVYDSQEKAVYIRRLQLLESSIDSPFFKGDLGPVTDSVMRVVAQMLETMPVYRLDETNTAQRLLGVVPMDIRVARGRLELVMAE
- a CDS encoding aspartate aminotransferase family protein, which encodes MTDHKGKLSPLLKQATGVTAAKGEGAYIIDPEGRRYLDFTSGIGVTSTGHCHPKVVEAAQKQVATMVHAQATTVMNPRLPELAEKLGELTPDPLNAFFFSNAGTEAVEGAIRLVRQATERPNIIVFHGGFHGRTMGSLSLTTSSVGLRAGVSPMMSGVVVAPFPHAFHYGWSEEEATDFCLRELDRIFVTYSAPKETAAMFIEPVQGEGGYVPANTRFIQGLRERCDKHGIMLVFDEVQAGFGRSGKFWAHDHFGVTPDAILIAKGLASGFPISALAASEETMTKGWPGSQGGTYGGNAVSAAAAIATIDVIREEGLVDNAERMGQRLRSNLESLKKDYPDMADIRGMGLMLGVEMRRGDCPDGERAGSLLKECEKRGLLMLRCGPYQEIVRWLPPLIVNQEQVDEATRIFEEALKATA